A genomic segment from Barrientosiimonas humi encodes:
- a CDS encoding helix-turn-helix domain-containing protein, producing MPSPSPKPPISPAAGEFGARVRARREAMGLSQEALAHEGGFHWTFLGQVERGQRNLSLHNILKIAEALDVDPGELVTGLR from the coding sequence GTGCCCAGCCCGTCACCCAAGCCGCCGATCTCGCCAGCCGCCGGTGAGTTCGGTGCCCGCGTACGGGCTCGTCGCGAGGCGATGGGGCTGAGCCAGGAAGCCCTTGCCCACGAAGGCGGCTTCCACTGGACCTTCCTCGGCCAGGTAGAGCGCGGCCAGCGCAACCTGTCGCTGCACAACATCTTGAAGATCGCCGAGGCGCTCGATGTCGACCCGGGCGAACTGGTGACGGGGCTTCGCTGA